One genomic window of [Clostridium] scindens ATCC 35704 includes the following:
- a CDS encoding nucleotidyltransferase domain-containing protein, with protein sequence MKQMLFKELVGGILSIFGYQVIRIVLYGSVARGTNTVESDIALLLNGGLSKEIEDRLSDLVVDLNLKYDTVLSVIDIDYEMFRKWEKVIPFYKNVNEEGSAA encoded by the coding sequence ATGAAACAAATGCTATTTAAAGAACTTGTGGGCGGGATTTTATCTATATTTGGATATCAGGTTATCCGTATTGTCTTATATGGTTCTGTTGCAAGAGGGACGAATACGGTGGAATCAGATATTGCTTTACTTTTGAATGGCGGTCTGAGCAAAGAAATAGAAGATAGATTATCTGATTTAGTAGTAGATTTGAATTTAAAATATGATACAGTCCTTTCCGTTATTGACATTGATTATGAAATGTTCAGAAAGTGGGAAAAGGTAATCCCATTTTATAAAAATGTGAATGAGGAAGGGAGTGCAGCATAG
- a CDS encoding helix-turn-helix transcriptional regulator, producing the protein MKEFNGEKFCKDLIELRGTDSQSAFAEKLGINRSTLSLLENGKQTPALELFNKVCNLVPKSTEEYFKETTEEDSLVYLKGSLEDADKVKIEEMAERIRIKEKYEYLEKRSSYFKH; encoded by the coding sequence ATGAAAGAATTTAATGGAGAAAAATTTTGTAAGGATCTTATTGAATTAAGAGGAACAGATTCACAATCTGCATTTGCAGAAAAATTAGGGATTAACAGATCAACATTGTCTTTGCTGGAAAATGGCAAACAGACTCCGGCACTTGAACTTTTTAATAAAGTGTGTAATTTAGTGCCCAAAAGTACAGAGGAATATTTTAAAGAAACGACAGAAGAAGATTCTTTGGTGTATTTGAAGGGAAGTCTTGAAGATGCCGATAAGGTTAAAATTGAAGAAATGGCTGAGCGTATCCGTATTAAAGAAAAATACGAATACCTAGAAAAAAGGAGTAGCTATTTCAAACATTGA